One Rhinoraja longicauda isolate Sanriku21f chromosome 21, sRhiLon1.1, whole genome shotgun sequence genomic region harbors:
- the LOC144604211 gene encoding uncharacterized protein LOC144604211 isoform X2, whose amino-acid sequence MEQVDSVIIISDTEGDNEDETSVFIVEDSPEALDTSKDKSTEVIDEECGLAITYSKKGNVMPHARYDCVEQDFMRTENEVSGPSGSNLDFCEQCYCYICDKLASECQYWNLPSFCHCNAHNKSKYWKAHRDIALTGALSIFNFDLVDIDSELRHGGILLQKFCLELALEYNNYLMGIITSRSSLIPCICTCHNQFKIFCEMCQMNHVEIRLYSYTRVFNVVNKFLHQTEKEKPKTAAIMMIGVAKEILLHKQPPQEAFNKNDQTSTPSQAVPIFMHRITTTLQRMLVLSDFPSYLFTKLKTFYKTLVLPSYCYIFTNRGQNITGQRQKKGRKETLWEDYPVVHARVERMEAREEYRELVRYLRVIKCNDTLKLRALQDKVPFYFCKYGDFNSAAQSFNLNSSLSCCLACRLTPYQYKVYLKILRTGTVPASCELSDDERWVHVEGGKLLKNCLLLKCSLRILFVNDVLYRDVHCWSRLIQIHCNYFSMEADVLQVPPAAFVKNTAVLAASVLEDLRIGIVGLPKPFSSVLHQESSLILVTMAVAQMLHKNISKMKIVLPLIVAYGKNFWALKLLFDGLSTKEEILHNFCAILSNNIFVHRSMVIDVVKCHDANYVSDLVTLFLSFKQTTVQSLSIPVLNVLVEEWHEFKTKEQLWIQSLHSFLQNKVVPAMEMVNTAQFVELRNKLNRIL is encoded by the exons atggagcAAGTTGACAGTGTTATTATAATAAGTGACACCGAAGGAGACAATGAAGATGAAACTTCAGTGTTCATTGTAGAAGATTCTCCAG AAGCTTTGGACACATCCAAGGATAAAAGCACTGAAGTAATTGATGAAGAATGTGGGCTTGCCATTACCTACAGCAAAAAGGGCAATGTAATGCCACACGCACGATATGACTGTGTAGAACAAGACTTTAT GCGAACAGAAAATGAGGTATCTGGGCCTTCTGGTAGCAATTTAGATTTCTGTGAACAGTGCTATTGTTATATCTGTGACAAACTTGCTTCTGAG TGCCAATACTGGAACCTTCCTTCATTTTGTCATTGCAACGCTCATAATAAAAGTAAATATTGGAAAGCCCACCGGGACATTGCACTAACTGGTGCACTCTCAATATTCAACTTTGATCTAGTTGACATTGATTCAGAGCTTCGACATGGAG GTATTTTATTGCAGAAATTTTGTTTAGAGCTTGCTTTGGAATATAATAATTATTTGATGGGAATTATAACGTCTCGGAGCTCCTTGATCCCGTGCATTTGTACCTGCCACAATCAGTTTAAGATATTTTGTGAAATGTGCCAGATGAACCATGTGGAGATCCGACTCTACAG TTACACACGAGTGTTTAATGTGGTGAACAAGTTTCTGCATCAGACAGAGAAGGAGAAGCCAAAAACAGCTGCCATCATGATGATTGGAGTGGCAAAAGAAATTCTTCTTCACAAACAACCTCCACA GGAAGCTTTCAATAAAAATGACCAGACCTCCACTCCTAGCCAGGCTGTACCAATATTTATGCACAG aATCACCACTACGTTGCAAAGAATGCTTGTATTGAGTGACTTCCCTTCTTATCTGTTTACCAAGTTGAAAACCTTCTATAAAACCCTTGTACTTCCTTCTTATTGCTATATCTTTACAAATAG GGGTCAAAATATCACTGGACAACGACAAAAGAAAGGCAGAAAGGAAACGCTATGGGAGGACTACCCTGTTGTGCACGCACGGGTGGAAAGGATGGAGGCGAGAGAAGA GTACAGAGAGTTGGTTCGATACCTACGAGTGATAAAATGCAATGATACATTAAA GTTACGGGCCCTGCAAGACAAAGTTCCCTTCTACTTTTGCAAGTATGGAGATTTTAATTCGGCTGCGCAGTCATTTAatctaaattccagtctttcgTGCTGCCTAGCGTGTCGTTTAACACCGTACCAGTACAAGGTGTACTTAAAAATTCTCAGGACCGGAACTGTGCCTGCTAGTTGTGAACTTTCAGATGATGAGCGATGGGTGCATGTGGAAG GTGGTAAATTGTTAAAGAATTGCCTACTGCTAAAATGTTCACTCAGGATCTTATTTGTCAATGACGTTCTCTACAGAGAT GTTCACTGCTGGAGCCGACTGATTCAAATTCACTGCAATTATTTTTCAATGGAAGCTGATGTACTCCAAGTGCCCCCAGCTGCATTTGTGAAA aaCACAGCTGTCCTCGCTGCATCAGTTCTTGAAGATCTGAGAATTGGAATAGTGGGCTTGCCTAAACCATTCTCCTCAGTG CTTCATCAGGAGTCTTCGTTGATTCTGGTGACAATGGCTGTGGCTCAGATGTTGCATAAGAATATCTCTAAGATGAAAATAGTTCTGCCATTGATTGTAGCTTATGGG AAGAATTTctgggctctgaagctcctctttGACGGTCTGAGCACGAAAGAGGAAATCCTGCATAATTTCTGCGCCATTCTGAGCAACAATATTTTTGTACATAGAAGCATGGTGATTGATGT GGTTAAGTGTCACGATGCCAACTACGTCTCTGACCTCGTGACTCTCTTTCTGTCCTTTAAACAAACTACCGTTCAATCCTTAAGCATTCCTGTTCTCAACGTTCTTGTGGAGGAATGGCATGA ATTCAAAACCAAGGAACAACTATGGATACAATCTCTTCATAGTTTCCTACAGAATAAG GTTGTTCCAGCCATGGAAATGGTCAACACGGCACAGTTTGTTGAACTGCGGAATAAACTAAATCGGATACTTTAA
- the LOC144604211 gene encoding uncharacterized protein LOC144604211 isoform X1, with protein MEQVDSVIIISDTEGDNEDETSVFIVEDSPEALDTSKDKSTEVIDEECGLAITYSKKGNVMPHARYDCVEQDFMRTENEVSGPSGSNLDFCEQCYCYICDKLASECQYWNLPSFCHCNAHNKSKYWKAHRDIALTGALSIFNFDLVDIDSELRHGGILLQKFCLELALEYNNYLMGIITSRSSLIPCICTCHNQFKIFCEMCQMNHVEIRLYSYTRVFNVVNKFLHQTEKEKPKTAAIMMIGVAKEILLHKQPPQEAFNKNDQTSTPSQAVPIFMHRITTTLQRMLVLSDFPSYLFTKLKTFYKTLVLPSYCYIFTNSLNVLSWEDPFLTSILRGQNITGQRQKKGRKETLWEDYPVVHARVERMEAREEYRELVRYLRVIKCNDTLKLRALQDKVPFYFCKYGDFNSAAQSFNLNSSLSCCLACRLTPYQYKVYLKILRTGTVPASCELSDDERWVHVEGGKLLKNCLLLKCSLRILFVNDVLYRDVHCWSRLIQIHCNYFSMEADVLQVPPAAFVKNTAVLAASVLEDLRIGIVGLPKPFSSVLHQESSLILVTMAVAQMLHKNISKMKIVLPLIVAYGKNFWALKLLFDGLSTKEEILHNFCAILSNNIFVHRSMVIDVVKCHDANYVSDLVTLFLSFKQTTVQSLSIPVLNVLVEEWHEFKTKEQLWIQSLHSFLQNKVVPAMEMVNTAQFVELRNKLNRIL; from the exons atggagcAAGTTGACAGTGTTATTATAATAAGTGACACCGAAGGAGACAATGAAGATGAAACTTCAGTGTTCATTGTAGAAGATTCTCCAG AAGCTTTGGACACATCCAAGGATAAAAGCACTGAAGTAATTGATGAAGAATGTGGGCTTGCCATTACCTACAGCAAAAAGGGCAATGTAATGCCACACGCACGATATGACTGTGTAGAACAAGACTTTAT GCGAACAGAAAATGAGGTATCTGGGCCTTCTGGTAGCAATTTAGATTTCTGTGAACAGTGCTATTGTTATATCTGTGACAAACTTGCTTCTGAG TGCCAATACTGGAACCTTCCTTCATTTTGTCATTGCAACGCTCATAATAAAAGTAAATATTGGAAAGCCCACCGGGACATTGCACTAACTGGTGCACTCTCAATATTCAACTTTGATCTAGTTGACATTGATTCAGAGCTTCGACATGGAG GTATTTTATTGCAGAAATTTTGTTTAGAGCTTGCTTTGGAATATAATAATTATTTGATGGGAATTATAACGTCTCGGAGCTCCTTGATCCCGTGCATTTGTACCTGCCACAATCAGTTTAAGATATTTTGTGAAATGTGCCAGATGAACCATGTGGAGATCCGACTCTACAG TTACACACGAGTGTTTAATGTGGTGAACAAGTTTCTGCATCAGACAGAGAAGGAGAAGCCAAAAACAGCTGCCATCATGATGATTGGAGTGGCAAAAGAAATTCTTCTTCACAAACAACCTCCACA GGAAGCTTTCAATAAAAATGACCAGACCTCCACTCCTAGCCAGGCTGTACCAATATTTATGCACAG aATCACCACTACGTTGCAAAGAATGCTTGTATTGAGTGACTTCCCTTCTTATCTGTTTACCAAGTTGAAAACCTTCTATAAAACCCTTGTACTTCCTTCTTATTGCTATATCTTTACAAATAG TCTTAATGTACTATCATGGGAGGATCCATTCCTGACTTCTATTCTCAGGGGTCAAAATATCACTGGACAACGACAAAAGAAAGGCAGAAAGGAAACGCTATGGGAGGACTACCCTGTTGTGCACGCACGGGTGGAAAGGATGGAGGCGAGAGAAGA GTACAGAGAGTTGGTTCGATACCTACGAGTGATAAAATGCAATGATACATTAAA GTTACGGGCCCTGCAAGACAAAGTTCCCTTCTACTTTTGCAAGTATGGAGATTTTAATTCGGCTGCGCAGTCATTTAatctaaattccagtctttcgTGCTGCCTAGCGTGTCGTTTAACACCGTACCAGTACAAGGTGTACTTAAAAATTCTCAGGACCGGAACTGTGCCTGCTAGTTGTGAACTTTCAGATGATGAGCGATGGGTGCATGTGGAAG GTGGTAAATTGTTAAAGAATTGCCTACTGCTAAAATGTTCACTCAGGATCTTATTTGTCAATGACGTTCTCTACAGAGAT GTTCACTGCTGGAGCCGACTGATTCAAATTCACTGCAATTATTTTTCAATGGAAGCTGATGTACTCCAAGTGCCCCCAGCTGCATTTGTGAAA aaCACAGCTGTCCTCGCTGCATCAGTTCTTGAAGATCTGAGAATTGGAATAGTGGGCTTGCCTAAACCATTCTCCTCAGTG CTTCATCAGGAGTCTTCGTTGATTCTGGTGACAATGGCTGTGGCTCAGATGTTGCATAAGAATATCTCTAAGATGAAAATAGTTCTGCCATTGATTGTAGCTTATGGG AAGAATTTctgggctctgaagctcctctttGACGGTCTGAGCACGAAAGAGGAAATCCTGCATAATTTCTGCGCCATTCTGAGCAACAATATTTTTGTACATAGAAGCATGGTGATTGATGT GGTTAAGTGTCACGATGCCAACTACGTCTCTGACCTCGTGACTCTCTTTCTGTCCTTTAAACAAACTACCGTTCAATCCTTAAGCATTCCTGTTCTCAACGTTCTTGTGGAGGAATGGCATGA ATTCAAAACCAAGGAACAACTATGGATACAATCTCTTCATAGTTTCCTACAGAATAAG GTTGTTCCAGCCATGGAAATGGTCAACACGGCACAGTTTGTTGAACTGCGGAATAAACTAAATCGGATACTTTAA
- the LOC144604211 gene encoding uncharacterized protein LOC144604211 isoform X3: MEQVDSVIIISDTEGDNEDETSVFIVEDSPEALDTSKDKSTEVIDEECGLAITYSKKGNVMPHARYDCVEQDFMRTENEVSGPSGSNLDFCEQCYCYICDKLASECQYWNLPSFCHCNAHNKSKYWKAHRDIALTGALSIFNFDLVDIDSELRHGGILLQKFCLELALEYNNYLMGIITSRSSLIPCICTCHNQFKIFCEMCQMNHVEIRLYSYTRVFNVVNKFLHQTEKEKPKTAAIMMIGVAKEILLHKQPPHLNVLSWEDPFLTSILRGQNITGQRQKKGRKETLWEDYPVVHARVERMEAREEYRELVRYLRVIKCNDTLKLRALQDKVPFYFCKYGDFNSAAQSFNLNSSLSCCLACRLTPYQYKVYLKILRTGTVPASCELSDDERWVHVEGGKLLKNCLLLKCSLRILFVNDVLYRDVHCWSRLIQIHCNYFSMEADVLQVPPAAFVKNTAVLAASVLEDLRIGIVGLPKPFSSVLHQESSLILVTMAVAQMLHKNISKMKIVLPLIVAYGKNFWALKLLFDGLSTKEEILHNFCAILSNNIFVHRSMVIDVVKCHDANYVSDLVTLFLSFKQTTVQSLSIPVLNVLVEEWHEFKTKEQLWIQSLHSFLQNKVVPAMEMVNTAQFVELRNKLNRIL, from the exons atggagcAAGTTGACAGTGTTATTATAATAAGTGACACCGAAGGAGACAATGAAGATGAAACTTCAGTGTTCATTGTAGAAGATTCTCCAG AAGCTTTGGACACATCCAAGGATAAAAGCACTGAAGTAATTGATGAAGAATGTGGGCTTGCCATTACCTACAGCAAAAAGGGCAATGTAATGCCACACGCACGATATGACTGTGTAGAACAAGACTTTAT GCGAACAGAAAATGAGGTATCTGGGCCTTCTGGTAGCAATTTAGATTTCTGTGAACAGTGCTATTGTTATATCTGTGACAAACTTGCTTCTGAG TGCCAATACTGGAACCTTCCTTCATTTTGTCATTGCAACGCTCATAATAAAAGTAAATATTGGAAAGCCCACCGGGACATTGCACTAACTGGTGCACTCTCAATATTCAACTTTGATCTAGTTGACATTGATTCAGAGCTTCGACATGGAG GTATTTTATTGCAGAAATTTTGTTTAGAGCTTGCTTTGGAATATAATAATTATTTGATGGGAATTATAACGTCTCGGAGCTCCTTGATCCCGTGCATTTGTACCTGCCACAATCAGTTTAAGATATTTTGTGAAATGTGCCAGATGAACCATGTGGAGATCCGACTCTACAG TTACACACGAGTGTTTAATGTGGTGAACAAGTTTCTGCATCAGACAGAGAAGGAGAAGCCAAAAACAGCTGCCATCATGATGATTGGAGTGGCAAAAGAAATTCTTCTTCACAAACAACCTCCACA TCTTAATGTACTATCATGGGAGGATCCATTCCTGACTTCTATTCTCAGGGGTCAAAATATCACTGGACAACGACAAAAGAAAGGCAGAAAGGAAACGCTATGGGAGGACTACCCTGTTGTGCACGCACGGGTGGAAAGGATGGAGGCGAGAGAAGA GTACAGAGAGTTGGTTCGATACCTACGAGTGATAAAATGCAATGATACATTAAA GTTACGGGCCCTGCAAGACAAAGTTCCCTTCTACTTTTGCAAGTATGGAGATTTTAATTCGGCTGCGCAGTCATTTAatctaaattccagtctttcgTGCTGCCTAGCGTGTCGTTTAACACCGTACCAGTACAAGGTGTACTTAAAAATTCTCAGGACCGGAACTGTGCCTGCTAGTTGTGAACTTTCAGATGATGAGCGATGGGTGCATGTGGAAG GTGGTAAATTGTTAAAGAATTGCCTACTGCTAAAATGTTCACTCAGGATCTTATTTGTCAATGACGTTCTCTACAGAGAT GTTCACTGCTGGAGCCGACTGATTCAAATTCACTGCAATTATTTTTCAATGGAAGCTGATGTACTCCAAGTGCCCCCAGCTGCATTTGTGAAA aaCACAGCTGTCCTCGCTGCATCAGTTCTTGAAGATCTGAGAATTGGAATAGTGGGCTTGCCTAAACCATTCTCCTCAGTG CTTCATCAGGAGTCTTCGTTGATTCTGGTGACAATGGCTGTGGCTCAGATGTTGCATAAGAATATCTCTAAGATGAAAATAGTTCTGCCATTGATTGTAGCTTATGGG AAGAATTTctgggctctgaagctcctctttGACGGTCTGAGCACGAAAGAGGAAATCCTGCATAATTTCTGCGCCATTCTGAGCAACAATATTTTTGTACATAGAAGCATGGTGATTGATGT GGTTAAGTGTCACGATGCCAACTACGTCTCTGACCTCGTGACTCTCTTTCTGTCCTTTAAACAAACTACCGTTCAATCCTTAAGCATTCCTGTTCTCAACGTTCTTGTGGAGGAATGGCATGA ATTCAAAACCAAGGAACAACTATGGATACAATCTCTTCATAGTTTCCTACAGAATAAG GTTGTTCCAGCCATGGAAATGGTCAACACGGCACAGTTTGTTGAACTGCGGAATAAACTAAATCGGATACTTTAA